A genome region from Manihot esculenta cultivar AM560-2 chromosome 5, M.esculenta_v8, whole genome shotgun sequence includes the following:
- the LOC110615939 gene encoding paired amphipathic helix protein Sin3-like 4 isoform X7, translating to MMGGGAASGGGGGGGQKLTTNDALAYLKAVKDIFQDKREKYDDFLEVMKDFKAQRIDTAGVIARVKELFKGHRDLILGFNTFLPKGYEITLPLDDEQPPQKKPVEFEEAINFVNKIKTRFQGDDHVYKSFLDILNMYRKENKSITEVYQEVAMLFQDHNDLLKEFTHFLPDSSATASAYYPPSVRNSILRDRSSAMPTMRQMHVDKKDRTTVSRADRDFSVDRPDPDHDRSLIRSDKEQRRRGETEKERKEDRDRRDQEDRDYEHDGSHEFMQRFPPKRKSARKVEDSAAEHQGGDADENFEMRPVSSTYDDKNAVKNALTQELAFCEKVKEKLHNPDDYQGFLRCLHLYTREIITRPELQSLVGDLLGKYPDLMDGFNEFLARCEKNEGLLAGVVSKKSLWNEGNLPRPVKPEDRDRDRYREREDMIKERERETRDRDRLDKNVAFNNNKDTGSHKMSLFSTKDKFLKPINELDLSNCERCTPSYRLLPKNYPIPSASQRTELGAEVLNDHWVSVTSGSEDYSFKHMRKNQYEESLFRCEDDRFELDMLLESVNVTTKRVEELLEKINNNTIKTESPIHIEEHFTALTLRCIERLYGDHGLDVMDVLRKNTSLALPVILTRLKQKQEEWARCRADFNKVWAEIYAKNYHKSLDHRSFYFKQQDTKSLSTKALLAEIKEISEKKRKEDDVLLAFAAGNRRPIVPNLEFEYPDPDIHEDLYQLIKYSCGEVCTTEQLDKVMKIWTTFLEPMLGVPSRPQGAEDTEDVVKAKNHSSKSGDSEGSPSGGGGAAVINKHSNPSRNGGESIPPEQSSSCRAWLRNGDNGIKENGSPDADHIARKSDTSCSTVQHDRMQINAASADEQSAVGKQATNEQLVNSNTSLATGAEPSNGRTNVESGPSVPPSRPSYDTLNGGLGLGSSNEILPSPEGGDFSRPAAVSTNGVRTEGVRNHRCNDESAAHFKIEREEGELSPNGDFEEDIFAPYEEGGLETVQKAKDGAVSRQYQTRHGEEETCGEAGVENDADADDEGDESAQRSSEDSENASENGDVSGSESGDCSREEHEEDGERDEHDNKAESEGEAEGMADAHDVEGDGMMLPFSERFLLNVKPLAKHVPPALHDKEKCSRVFYGNDSFYVLLRLHQTLYERILSAKINSSSAERKWRASNDTSPTDLYARFMGALYNLLDGSSDNTKFEDDCRAIIGTQSYVLFTLDKLIYKLVKQLQTVATDEMDNKLLQLYAYEKSRKPGRFVDVVYHENARVLLHDENIYRIECSSTPTRLSIQLMDFGHDKPEMAAVSMDPNFVAYLHNEFLSIVPDKKEKPGIFLKRNKNRCASRDECKATEGFQVFNGLECKIACNSSKVSYVLDTEDFLFRTKRRRTLQQSSSCHDQANISRRVQQFHGWLSSS from the exons ATGATGGGAGGAGGAGCAGctagtggtggaggaggtggaggtggaCAGAAACTTACGACAAATGATGCCTTGGCATATCTCAAGGCTGTGAAGGACATATTTCaagataaaagagaaaaatatgatGACTTTCTCGAGGTCATGAAGGATTTTAAAGCTCAAAG AATTGATACTGCAGGTGTCATAGCGAGGGTGAAGGAGTTATTTAAAGGGCATCGTGATCTAATTTTAGGTTTCAATACCTTTTTGCCTAAGGGATATGAAATCACCCTTCCTCTAGACGATGAACAGCCTCCACAGAAGAAGCCTGTTGAATTTGAAGAAGCAATTAACTTTGTAAACAAAATTAAG ACAAGGTTTCAAGGAGATGATCATGTTTACAAATCATTTTTAGACATTTTGAATATgtacagaaaagaaaataaatctaTCACTGAAGTCTACCAAGAG GTTGCTATGCTTTTTCAAGACCATAATGATCTGCTTAAGGAGTTTACTCATTTTCTACCTGATTCTTCAGCTACAGCCTCTGCTTACTATCCTCCATCTGTTAGGAATTCCATTCTTCGTGATAGGAGCTCTGCTATGCCTACAATGCGCCAAATGCATGTTGACAAG AAAGACAGGACTACTGTTTCCCGTGCTGATCGTGACTTCAGTGTTGACCGTCCTGATCCAGACCATGACAGATCTCTAATAAGGTCAGACAAAGAGCAGCGGAGGCGCGGTGAAACAGAAAAGGAGAGGAAAGAAGATCGAGATAGGAGAGATCAGGAAGATAGAGATTATGAGCATGATGGTAGTCATGAATTCATGCAACGGTTTCCCCCTAAACGGAAATCTGCTCGTAAAGTTGAAGATTCAGCTGCTGAACATCAAGGTGGGGATGCTGATGAAAACTTTGAAATGCGTCCTGTTTCATCCACTTATGATGATAAAAATGCTGTTAAAA ATGCATTAACCCAAGAGCTCGCGTTCTGTGAGAAAGTGAAGGAAAAGTTGCATAATCCTGATGATTACCAGGGATTTTTGAGGTGTCTTCATTTATATACCAGAGAAATAATCACAAGACCAGAATTGCAATCTTTG gtgggtgatttacttggaaAATATCCAGATCTTATGGATGGCTTCAATGAATTTTTGGCACGTTGTGAGAAGAATG AAGGTCTTCTAGCTGGTGTTGTGAGTAAAA AATCCTTGTGGAATGAAGGTAATTTGCCCAGACCTGTGAAGCCAGAGGACAGGGACAGGGATCGGTATCGCGAGAGGGAAGATATGATTAAAGAAAGAGAACGTGAAACAAGGGACAGAGATAGACTTGACAAAAATGTAGCCtttaacaataataaagatacaGGGAGTCACAAGATGTCTTTATTTTCTACCAAGGATAAGTTTTTGAAACCAATTAATGAACTTGACCTATCTAATTGTGAGCGCTGCACGCCCAGTTATCGGCTTCTACCAAAGAAT TATCCCATTCCATCAGCAAGTCAGAGGACAGAACTTGGTGCTGAAGTACTGAATGATCATTGGGTATCTGTCACTTCAGGAAGTGAAGATTACTCTTTTAAACACATGCGTAAAAACCAGTATGAGGAAAGCCTGTTCAGATGTGAAGATGACAG GTTTGAGCTGGACATGCTATTGGAATCTGTTAATGTAACGACCAAACGTGTAGAAGAATTATTAGAAAAGATCAACAACAATACAATAAAAACAGAGAGTCCAATTCATATTGAGGAGCACTTTACAG CTTTGACTCTGAGGTGTATTGAACGTTTGTATGGTGATCACGGGCTTGACGTGATGGATGTATTAAGGAAGAACACTTCTCTTGCTTTGCCAGTCATATTAACTCGTTTGAAACAGAAACAAGAAGAGTGGGCAAGGTGTCGAGCTGATTTCAACAAAGTCTGGGCTGAAATTTATGCCAAGAACTATCACAAGTCCCTTGATCATCGTAGTTTCTATTTCAAGCAACAGGACACAAAGAGCTTGAGCACCAAAG CCTTATTGGCAGAGATCAAAGAAATTAGCGAGAAGAAGCGCAAAGAAGATGATGTGCTTCTTGCTTTTGCTGCTGGAAACAGAAGGCCTATCGTACCTAATTTGGAATTTGAGTACCCAGATCCTGACATTCATGAGGATTTATATCAGCTCATCAAATACTCTTGTGGAGAAGTTTGTACAACTGAACAGTTGGACAAAGTAATGAAGATTTGGACAACTTTCTTGGAACCCATGCTTGGTGTTCCTTCTCGGCCTCAGGGTGCAGAAGACACTGAAGATGTCGTCAAGGCAAAGAACCATTCTTCCAAAAGTGGAGATAGTGAAGGCAGCCctagtggtggtggtggtgctgCAGTCATCAACAAGcattcaaatccttcaagaaaTGGAGGCGAAAGTATCCCACCTGAGCAATCAAGTTCTTGTAGGGCTTGGTTGCGAAATGGAGATAATGGGATTAAAGAAAATGGTTCTCCAGATGCAGATCATATAGCTCGCAAGAGTGACACATCTTGCAGTACTGTTCAACATGATAGGATGCAGATTAATGCAGCCTCAGCTGATGAACAATCTGCTGTTGGCAAACAAGCTACCAATGAACAATTAGTTAATTCAAACACTTCACTTGCCACTGGAGCAGAGCCAAGTAATGGAAGAACTAATGTAGAATCAG GGCCTAGCGTTCCACCTTCAAGACCAAGTTATGATACTCTTAATGGTGGGCTTGGATTAGGTTCAAGCAATGAAATTTTACCTTCACCAGAG GGTGGTGATTTTTCAAGACCTGCTGCTGTATCCACAAATGGGGTGAGGACAGAAGGTGTCAGGAATCACAGATGTAATGATGAATCTGCTGcacattttaaaattgaaagagaAGAAGGTGAATTATCTCCAAATGGGGATTTTGAGGAGGATATTTTTGCACCTTATGAAGAAGGCGGTTTAGAGACTGTGCAGAAGGCAAAGGATGGTGCTGTAAGTAGGCAGTATCAAACAAGACATGGAGAAGAAGAAACATGTGGGGAGGCAGGAGTAGAAAATGATGCTGATGCTGATGATGAAGGTGATGAAAGTGCTCAAAGATCATCAGAGGATAGTGAGAATGCCTCTGAGAATGGTGATGTATCTGGAAGTGAGTCTGGTGATTGCTCTCGGGAAGAGCACGAGGAAGATGGAGAACGTGATGAGCATGATAATAAAGCTGAAAGTGAAGGTGAAGCTGAAGGGATGGCTGATGCCCACGATGTTGAAGGAGATGGAATGATGTTGCCATTTTCAGAACGGTTTCTTCTAAATGTGAAGCCTCTAGCCAAGCATGTCCCTCCAGCATTACATGACAAAGAAAAGTGTTCCCGGGTTTTCTATGGAAATGATTCTTTTTATGTGCTTTTAAGGCTTCACCAA ACATTGTATGAGAGAATACTATCAGCAAAAATTAATTCATCATCTGCTGAAAGGAAATGGAGAGCTTCAAATGATACAAGTCCAACTGACCTATATGCCAG GTTTATGGGTGCTCTTTACAACTTACTTGATGGCTCTTCTGATAATACAAAATTTGAGGATGATTGCCGAGCTATTATTGGAACCCAATCATATGTTCTTTTCACATTGGACAAGTTGATTTATAAGCTTGTCAAACAG CTCCAAACAGTGGCAACTGATGAAATGGACAACAAGCTGCTTCAACTATATGCCTATGAAAAATCAAGAAAACCTGGAAGATTTGTTGATGTAGTTTATCATGAAAATGCCCGAGTTCTTCTCCATGACGAGAACATATATCGTATAGAATGC TCTTCCACTCCAACCCGTTTGTCTATTCAGCTAATGGACTTTGGACATGATAAGCCTGAAATGGCTGCCGTCTCCATGGATCCTAATTTTGTAGCTTATCTGCATAATGAGTTCCTCTCCATTGTTCCTGACAAGAAAGAGAAGCCTGGGATATTCCTGAAAAG GAATAAAAACAGATGTGCGAGTCGTGATGAGTGCAAGGCTACAGAAGGATTTCAAGTCTTTAATGGTCTAGAGTGCAAGATTGCATGCAATTCCTCCAAA GTATCCTACGTCCTAGATACAGAAGATTTTTTGTTCAGAACCAAAAGAAGGAGAACTTTGCAACAGAGCAGTTCATGCCATGACCAGGCAAATATTTCAAGACGAGTGCAGCAGTTTCACGGATGGCTATCCAGCTCATAA
- the LOC110615939 gene encoding paired amphipathic helix protein Sin3-like 4 isoform X1: MKRSRDDVYISSQLKRPMVSSRGETSVQPQMMGGGAASGGGGGGGQKLTTNDALAYLKAVKDIFQDKREKYDDFLEVMKDFKAQRIDTAGVIARVKELFKGHRDLILGFNTFLPKGYEITLPLDDEQPPQKKPVEFEEAINFVNKIKTRFQGDDHVYKSFLDILNMYRKENKSITEVYQEVAMLFQDHNDLLKEFTHFLPDSSATASAYYPPSVRNSILRDRSSAMPTMRQMHVDKKDRTTVSRADRDFSVDRPDPDHDRSLIRSDKEQRRRGETEKERKEDRDRRDQEDRDYEHDGSHEFMQRFPPKRKSARKVEDSAAEHQGGDADENFEMRPVSSTYDDKNAVKNALTQELAFCEKVKEKLHNPDDYQGFLRCLHLYTREIITRPELQSLVGDLLGKYPDLMDGFNEFLARCEKNEGLLAGVVSKKSLWNEGNLPRPVKPEDRDRDRYREREDMIKERERETRDRDRLDKNVAFNNNKDTGSHKMSLFSTKDKFLKPINELDLSNCERCTPSYRLLPKNYPIPSASQRTELGAEVLNDHWVSVTSGSEDYSFKHMRKNQYEESLFRCEDDRFELDMLLESVNVTTKRVEELLEKINNNTIKTESPIHIEEHFTALTLRCIERLYGDHGLDVMDVLRKNTSLALPVILTRLKQKQEEWARCRADFNKVWAEIYAKNYHKSLDHRSFYFKQQDTKSLSTKALLAEIKEISEKKRKEDDVLLAFAAGNRRPIVPNLEFEYPDPDIHEDLYQLIKYSCGEVCTTEQLDKVMKIWTTFLEPMLGVPSRPQGAEDTEDVVKAKNHSSKSGDSEGSPSGGGGAAVINKHSNPSRNGGESIPPEQSSSCRAWLRNGDNGIKENGSPDADHIARKSDTSCSTVQHDRMQINAASADEQSAVGKQATNEQLVNSNTSLATGAEPSNGRTNVESGPSVPPSRPSYDTLNGGLGLGSSNEILPSPEGGDFSRPAAVSTNGVRTEGVRNHRCNDESAAHFKIEREEGELSPNGDFEEDIFAPYEEGGLETVQKAKDGAVSRQYQTRHGEEETCGEAGVENDADADDEGDESAQRSSEDSENASENGDVSGSESGDCSREEHEEDGERDEHDNKAESEGEAEGMADAHDVEGDGMMLPFSERFLLNVKPLAKHVPPALHDKEKCSRVFYGNDSFYVLLRLHQTLYERILSAKINSSSAERKWRASNDTSPTDLYARFMGALYNLLDGSSDNTKFEDDCRAIIGTQSYVLFTLDKLIYKLVKQLQTVATDEMDNKLLQLYAYEKSRKPGRFVDVVYHENARVLLHDENIYRIECSSTPTRLSIQLMDFGHDKPEMAAVSMDPNFVAYLHNEFLSIVPDKKEKPGIFLKRNKNRCASRDECKATEGFQVFNGLECKIACNSSKVSYVLDTEDFLFRTKRRRTLQQSSSCHDQANISRRVQQFHGWLSSS, translated from the exons ATGAAGAGGTCAAGAGATGATGTTTACATCAGCTCTCAACTTAAGAGGCCAATGGTCTCTTCTCGAGGGGAAAC TTCGGTGCAACCCCAGATGATGGGAGGAGGAGCAGctagtggtggaggaggtggaggtggaCAGAAACTTACGACAAATGATGCCTTGGCATATCTCAAGGCTGTGAAGGACATATTTCaagataaaagagaaaaatatgatGACTTTCTCGAGGTCATGAAGGATTTTAAAGCTCAAAG AATTGATACTGCAGGTGTCATAGCGAGGGTGAAGGAGTTATTTAAAGGGCATCGTGATCTAATTTTAGGTTTCAATACCTTTTTGCCTAAGGGATATGAAATCACCCTTCCTCTAGACGATGAACAGCCTCCACAGAAGAAGCCTGTTGAATTTGAAGAAGCAATTAACTTTGTAAACAAAATTAAG ACAAGGTTTCAAGGAGATGATCATGTTTACAAATCATTTTTAGACATTTTGAATATgtacagaaaagaaaataaatctaTCACTGAAGTCTACCAAGAG GTTGCTATGCTTTTTCAAGACCATAATGATCTGCTTAAGGAGTTTACTCATTTTCTACCTGATTCTTCAGCTACAGCCTCTGCTTACTATCCTCCATCTGTTAGGAATTCCATTCTTCGTGATAGGAGCTCTGCTATGCCTACAATGCGCCAAATGCATGTTGACAAG AAAGACAGGACTACTGTTTCCCGTGCTGATCGTGACTTCAGTGTTGACCGTCCTGATCCAGACCATGACAGATCTCTAATAAGGTCAGACAAAGAGCAGCGGAGGCGCGGTGAAACAGAAAAGGAGAGGAAAGAAGATCGAGATAGGAGAGATCAGGAAGATAGAGATTATGAGCATGATGGTAGTCATGAATTCATGCAACGGTTTCCCCCTAAACGGAAATCTGCTCGTAAAGTTGAAGATTCAGCTGCTGAACATCAAGGTGGGGATGCTGATGAAAACTTTGAAATGCGTCCTGTTTCATCCACTTATGATGATAAAAATGCTGTTAAAA ATGCATTAACCCAAGAGCTCGCGTTCTGTGAGAAAGTGAAGGAAAAGTTGCATAATCCTGATGATTACCAGGGATTTTTGAGGTGTCTTCATTTATATACCAGAGAAATAATCACAAGACCAGAATTGCAATCTTTG gtgggtgatttacttggaaAATATCCAGATCTTATGGATGGCTTCAATGAATTTTTGGCACGTTGTGAGAAGAATG AAGGTCTTCTAGCTGGTGTTGTGAGTAAAA AATCCTTGTGGAATGAAGGTAATTTGCCCAGACCTGTGAAGCCAGAGGACAGGGACAGGGATCGGTATCGCGAGAGGGAAGATATGATTAAAGAAAGAGAACGTGAAACAAGGGACAGAGATAGACTTGACAAAAATGTAGCCtttaacaataataaagatacaGGGAGTCACAAGATGTCTTTATTTTCTACCAAGGATAAGTTTTTGAAACCAATTAATGAACTTGACCTATCTAATTGTGAGCGCTGCACGCCCAGTTATCGGCTTCTACCAAAGAAT TATCCCATTCCATCAGCAAGTCAGAGGACAGAACTTGGTGCTGAAGTACTGAATGATCATTGGGTATCTGTCACTTCAGGAAGTGAAGATTACTCTTTTAAACACATGCGTAAAAACCAGTATGAGGAAAGCCTGTTCAGATGTGAAGATGACAG GTTTGAGCTGGACATGCTATTGGAATCTGTTAATGTAACGACCAAACGTGTAGAAGAATTATTAGAAAAGATCAACAACAATACAATAAAAACAGAGAGTCCAATTCATATTGAGGAGCACTTTACAG CTTTGACTCTGAGGTGTATTGAACGTTTGTATGGTGATCACGGGCTTGACGTGATGGATGTATTAAGGAAGAACACTTCTCTTGCTTTGCCAGTCATATTAACTCGTTTGAAACAGAAACAAGAAGAGTGGGCAAGGTGTCGAGCTGATTTCAACAAAGTCTGGGCTGAAATTTATGCCAAGAACTATCACAAGTCCCTTGATCATCGTAGTTTCTATTTCAAGCAACAGGACACAAAGAGCTTGAGCACCAAAG CCTTATTGGCAGAGATCAAAGAAATTAGCGAGAAGAAGCGCAAAGAAGATGATGTGCTTCTTGCTTTTGCTGCTGGAAACAGAAGGCCTATCGTACCTAATTTGGAATTTGAGTACCCAGATCCTGACATTCATGAGGATTTATATCAGCTCATCAAATACTCTTGTGGAGAAGTTTGTACAACTGAACAGTTGGACAAAGTAATGAAGATTTGGACAACTTTCTTGGAACCCATGCTTGGTGTTCCTTCTCGGCCTCAGGGTGCAGAAGACACTGAAGATGTCGTCAAGGCAAAGAACCATTCTTCCAAAAGTGGAGATAGTGAAGGCAGCCctagtggtggtggtggtgctgCAGTCATCAACAAGcattcaaatccttcaagaaaTGGAGGCGAAAGTATCCCACCTGAGCAATCAAGTTCTTGTAGGGCTTGGTTGCGAAATGGAGATAATGGGATTAAAGAAAATGGTTCTCCAGATGCAGATCATATAGCTCGCAAGAGTGACACATCTTGCAGTACTGTTCAACATGATAGGATGCAGATTAATGCAGCCTCAGCTGATGAACAATCTGCTGTTGGCAAACAAGCTACCAATGAACAATTAGTTAATTCAAACACTTCACTTGCCACTGGAGCAGAGCCAAGTAATGGAAGAACTAATGTAGAATCAG GGCCTAGCGTTCCACCTTCAAGACCAAGTTATGATACTCTTAATGGTGGGCTTGGATTAGGTTCAAGCAATGAAATTTTACCTTCACCAGAG GGTGGTGATTTTTCAAGACCTGCTGCTGTATCCACAAATGGGGTGAGGACAGAAGGTGTCAGGAATCACAGATGTAATGATGAATCTGCTGcacattttaaaattgaaagagaAGAAGGTGAATTATCTCCAAATGGGGATTTTGAGGAGGATATTTTTGCACCTTATGAAGAAGGCGGTTTAGAGACTGTGCAGAAGGCAAAGGATGGTGCTGTAAGTAGGCAGTATCAAACAAGACATGGAGAAGAAGAAACATGTGGGGAGGCAGGAGTAGAAAATGATGCTGATGCTGATGATGAAGGTGATGAAAGTGCTCAAAGATCATCAGAGGATAGTGAGAATGCCTCTGAGAATGGTGATGTATCTGGAAGTGAGTCTGGTGATTGCTCTCGGGAAGAGCACGAGGAAGATGGAGAACGTGATGAGCATGATAATAAAGCTGAAAGTGAAGGTGAAGCTGAAGGGATGGCTGATGCCCACGATGTTGAAGGAGATGGAATGATGTTGCCATTTTCAGAACGGTTTCTTCTAAATGTGAAGCCTCTAGCCAAGCATGTCCCTCCAGCATTACATGACAAAGAAAAGTGTTCCCGGGTTTTCTATGGAAATGATTCTTTTTATGTGCTTTTAAGGCTTCACCAA ACATTGTATGAGAGAATACTATCAGCAAAAATTAATTCATCATCTGCTGAAAGGAAATGGAGAGCTTCAAATGATACAAGTCCAACTGACCTATATGCCAG GTTTATGGGTGCTCTTTACAACTTACTTGATGGCTCTTCTGATAATACAAAATTTGAGGATGATTGCCGAGCTATTATTGGAACCCAATCATATGTTCTTTTCACATTGGACAAGTTGATTTATAAGCTTGTCAAACAG CTCCAAACAGTGGCAACTGATGAAATGGACAACAAGCTGCTTCAACTATATGCCTATGAAAAATCAAGAAAACCTGGAAGATTTGTTGATGTAGTTTATCATGAAAATGCCCGAGTTCTTCTCCATGACGAGAACATATATCGTATAGAATGC TCTTCCACTCCAACCCGTTTGTCTATTCAGCTAATGGACTTTGGACATGATAAGCCTGAAATGGCTGCCGTCTCCATGGATCCTAATTTTGTAGCTTATCTGCATAATGAGTTCCTCTCCATTGTTCCTGACAAGAAAGAGAAGCCTGGGATATTCCTGAAAAG GAATAAAAACAGATGTGCGAGTCGTGATGAGTGCAAGGCTACAGAAGGATTTCAAGTCTTTAATGGTCTAGAGTGCAAGATTGCATGCAATTCCTCCAAA GTATCCTACGTCCTAGATACAGAAGATTTTTTGTTCAGAACCAAAAGAAGGAGAACTTTGCAACAGAGCAGTTCATGCCATGACCAGGCAAATATTTCAAGACGAGTGCAGCAGTTTCACGGATGGCTATCCAGCTCATAA